The Gemmatimonadota bacterium genome has a window encoding:
- a CDS encoding citrate synthase/methylcitrate synthase, giving the protein MSYSPGLKDVVAAETRLSHVDGEAGELVIGGYPLEEIAERATYEEMVHLLWHGRLPTAAALDRFAGELGACRPLSGAIIDSLGSAAAERRPVIDAVRMATASLPSRDDASVARSLVAGLPTVVAAYWRLLHGEEPVEPDPGLGHVANLLYMLTGESPEDDRVRALTTYLNTVVDHGMNASTFTARVIVSTRSDFVSAVTGAIGALKGPLHGGAPGPVISMLEAIGAADSAESYLREKLGSGERLMGFGHAVYRVRDPRADVLARAARSFFDHDHDLYALALHVEKVALELLEEYKPGRRLQTNVEFYTALLLKGLGLHPDLFTPMFAVGRVAGWTAHCIEQRAVDRIFRPESLYSGDKTRRWTPRDER; this is encoded by the coding sequence ATGTCATACTCACCCGGACTCAAGGATGTCGTAGCGGCGGAAACCCGGCTGAGCCATGTAGACGGAGAGGCCGGCGAACTGGTCATCGGGGGATATCCCCTCGAAGAGATCGCGGAAAGAGCGACCTACGAAGAGATGGTACACCTCCTGTGGCACGGGAGGCTGCCCACGGCGGCTGCACTGGATCGATTCGCTGGTGAGCTGGGCGCGTGCCGCCCGCTATCCGGTGCCATAATCGATTCGCTTGGATCCGCCGCTGCGGAACGCCGTCCCGTCATTGACGCGGTTCGCATGGCAACTGCCTCCCTTCCCTCCAGGGACGACGCCTCGGTCGCCCGGTCCCTGGTGGCCGGCCTGCCGACCGTCGTGGCGGCCTACTGGCGTCTTCTTCACGGGGAAGAACCGGTAGAACCGGACCCCGGCCTCGGCCATGTGGCCAATCTGCTGTACATGCTGACCGGTGAAAGCCCCGAAGACGACCGTGTACGGGCACTTACGACCTATCTCAACACGGTAGTCGACCACGGCATGAACGCCTCCACGTTCACGGCGCGGGTCATCGTTTCCACGCGCTCCGACTTCGTTTCCGCCGTTACGGGAGCGATCGGCGCGCTCAAAGGCCCGTTGCACGGCGGGGCGCCGGGACCGGTTATTTCCATGCTCGAAGCGATCGGCGCCGCCGATAGCGCCGAATCCTACCTTCGCGAAAAACTCGGATCGGGGGAACGGCTCATGGGTTTCGGACACGCCGTATATCGCGTTCGCGACCCCAGAGCCGACGTTCTTGCACGCGCCGCACGTTCCTTCTTCGACCATGATCACGACCTGTACGCCCTGGCCCTGCATGTCGAGAAAGTTGCCCTCGAGCTCCTCGAAGAGTACAAGCCCGGCCGGCGCCTGCAGACCAACGTCGAATTCTACACCGCCCTGCTCCTCAAGGGGCTGGGCCTCCACCCGGACCTCTTCACCCCCATGTTCGCGGTGGGACGCGTCGCCGGCTGGACCGCCCATTGCATCGAGCAGCGGGCCGTAGACCGCATCTTCCGTCCCGAGTCCCTTTATTCGGGCGACAAGACCAGGCGGTGGACGCCCCGAGACGAACGGTAG
- the leuB gene encoding 3-isopropylmalate dehydrogenase — MYHIAVLPGDGIGPEITREAVKVLEAEGAKHRLDLAFSHHLVGGALLDAQGVALSDEVVENCRRSDAVLFGAVGGPKWDRLDMQDRADHALIRLRQALSVYANLRQFRLYAGLEDASAVKADLIAGGVDFIILRELSSGAYYGQPKFSEDTPRGRRAVDTIEYYDFQVERLARYGFELARQRRGKLTSMSKWNALESSRLWRDVVEEVARDYPDVETRHEIVDAGAMNLIQRPAEYDVIVMPNMFGDILGDEAAVLAGSIGMIPSAEMSLDSTSLYEPIHGSANDIEGKNVANPLAMILSAALLLRYSLNCPAGADEIDRAVGKVIEGGYRTADIWTSEDKQRVSTTEMGDLVVEMLSQ; from the coding sequence ATGTATCACATCGCCGTACTGCCCGGAGACGGGATCGGACCCGAAATCACCCGTGAAGCCGTTAAGGTACTGGAGGCCGAGGGGGCGAAGCATCGACTGGATCTGGCCTTCTCTCACCATCTGGTCGGCGGAGCGCTGCTCGATGCGCAGGGCGTAGCGTTGTCCGATGAGGTCGTCGAAAACTGCAGGCGCAGCGACGCGGTCCTGTTCGGCGCGGTGGGTGGTCCGAAATGGGATCGCCTGGACATGCAAGACCGGGCGGACCATGCCCTGATTCGATTGCGGCAGGCACTGTCCGTATATGCGAATCTGCGGCAATTCAGGTTGTACGCTGGGCTGGAAGACGCGTCCGCCGTTAAAGCCGATCTCATAGCCGGGGGCGTTGATTTCATCATACTGCGCGAGCTCTCGAGCGGCGCGTATTATGGGCAGCCGAAATTCAGCGAAGACACGCCCCGGGGAAGAAGAGCCGTCGACACCATCGAGTACTATGACTTCCAGGTCGAACGGCTGGCGCGCTACGGATTCGAACTGGCGCGACAGAGGCGTGGCAAACTGACCTCGATGTCGAAGTGGAACGCCCTGGAATCCTCCAGGCTCTGGCGCGATGTCGTCGAGGAAGTAGCCCGGGATTACCCGGATGTCGAGACGCGGCATGAAATCGTCGACGCGGGCGCCATGAATCTGATCCAGCGGCCCGCTGAATACGACGTTATCGTCATGCCCAACATGTTCGGCGATATACTGGGTGATGAAGCGGCGGTCCTGGCCGGTTCTATCGGAATGATCCCCTCCGCGGAGATGTCCCTGGACAGCACGTCGCTGTACGAGCCCATCCACGGAAGCGCCAATGATATTGAAGGCAAAAACGTGGCCAATCCGTTGGCTATGATCCTGAGCGCCGCACTGCTTCTCAGGTACAGCCTGAACTGTCCGGCCGGCGCTGACGAAATCGACCGCGCTGTCGGCAAAGTCATCGAAGGCGGATACAGGACGGCGGACATCTGGACGTCCGAAGACAAACAGCGGGTTTCCACCACGGAAATGGGCGATCTGGTGGTTGAAATGTTGAGCCAATGA